The Desulfobacterales bacterium genome window below encodes:
- a CDS encoding cytochrome c3 family protein: MKTARPLLRQVGILVAVALFSITGLGAQGVQKLLEGSEEIRADIIPIDSMRVFGRLERPEVVFLHDKHTDAIEKQNKDCQACHQMENNRLVPKFKRLKDTDKQAVMDIYHTNCIGCHKETSATGKKAGPIETCGECHPKKNLLISSRQPISFDHSLHYRHAEANKDQRTNKGDCALCHHEYNEKTKKLFYAKEKEGSCRYCHKKTTEENRSSMKLASHDACIDCHRKKVAVKIESGPVKCMGCHDHEMQKKIEKIEVVPRMERKQPDFVLIRVKTPGPNKEGPSFRMNPAPFNHKAHETYNNTCIVCHHESLQSCVQCHTSEGAKEGKFIKLESAMHLKAKEQSCLGCHETNQRKPECAACHAFLAKDRRPESTTCQLCHMNPLSGVSKNIAQDERQIAEMLLNSRKTKVLTYNAEDIPEKVVIKALSEKYEAVELPHRKIIHTLLNNIKDSKLAGYYHSDQGTICQGCHHNSPVAKKPPNCGSCHGKPFDESNAFRPGLMGAFHQQCMGCHQVLKLVKPTSTGCTDCHKLKRV; encoded by the coding sequence ATGAAAACTGCAAGACCGCTGCTACGACAGGTTGGAATCTTGGTCGCCGTTGCTCTATTCTCTATTACCGGTCTCGGAGCCCAGGGAGTTCAGAAACTGCTTGAAGGTTCTGAAGAAATACGGGCCGATATCATTCCAATTGATTCCATGAGGGTGTTTGGACGCCTTGAAAGGCCGGAAGTTGTATTTCTTCATGATAAACATACTGACGCCATTGAAAAGCAGAATAAAGACTGCCAGGCATGCCACCAGATGGAAAACAATCGACTGGTTCCTAAATTTAAGCGGCTGAAAGATACTGACAAACAAGCAGTAATGGATATTTATCATACCAATTGTATCGGGTGCCATAAAGAAACATCTGCGACGGGCAAAAAAGCAGGGCCGATTGAAACTTGCGGCGAATGTCATCCTAAAAAAAACCTGTTAATATCTTCTAGGCAGCCCATCTCCTTTGATCACTCGCTCCATTACCGTCATGCCGAAGCGAATAAAGACCAAAGGACCAATAAAGGCGACTGTGCACTGTGTCACCACGAATATAATGAAAAGACAAAGAAGCTGTTTTACGCCAAAGAAAAGGAGGGGTCCTGTCGCTATTGCCACAAAAAAACAACCGAAGAGAATCGTTCATCCATGAAACTGGCATCCCATGATGCCTGCATCGATTGCCACCGAAAAAAAGTGGCCGTAAAAATAGAATCAGGTCCTGTTAAATGCATGGGCTGTCACGACCATGAAATGCAAAAGAAAATTGAAAAGATTGAAGTCGTCCCCAGAATGGAGCGAAAACAGCCTGATTTTGTCCTAATCCGGGTAAAAACTCCAGGCCCAAACAAGGAAGGCCCGTCTTTCAGAATGAATCCCGCACCTTTCAACCACAAAGCCCATGAAACTTATAACAACACGTGTATTGTGTGTCATCACGAAAGTTTGCAATCCTGTGTCCAATGCCATACCTCGGAGGGCGCAAAAGAGGGGAAATTTATTAAGCTTGAAAGTGCCATGCATCTGAAGGCTAAAGAACAAAGCTGTCTCGGTTGCCATGAAACAAATCAGCGCAAACCGGAATGTGCGGCCTGCCATGCGTTTTTAGCAAAAGACCGCCGGCCGGAGTCAACCACCTGCCAGTTGTGTCATATGAATCCGTTAAGCGGTGTTTCAAAAAATATCGCGCAGGATGAACGCCAGATTGCAGAGATGCTGCTCAATTCAAGAAAGACCAAAGTCTTAACATATAATGCTGAAGATATTCCGGAAAAAGTTGTTATCAAAGCGCTTTCTGAAAAATACGAGGCGGTTGAACTTCCCCATCGCAAGATTATCCATACGCTCTTAAATAACATCAAGGATAGTAAGCTGGCAGGCTATTATCATAGCGATCAGGGAACGATCTGCCAGGGCTGTCACCATAACAGCCCGGTTGCCAAGAAGCCGCCTAACTGCGGAAGCTGCCACGGCAAACCGTTTGATGAAAGCAACGCTTTCAGACCCGGACTCATGGGAGCTTTTCACCAGCAGTGCATGGGATGCCACCAGGTGCTGAAACTTGTAAAACCAACGTCGACCGGGTGTACCGATTGTCATAAGCTAAAAAGGGTCTGA
- a CDS encoding response regulator encodes MAHASEKRILVVEDEPDVRSFLAACLEDAGFNVETAVDGVDALEKIDAYTPDLMTLDMVMPRLSGVKVIRKLRTIERWAKLPVIVITAHAHDELGSEEIKGFNAMTSGLRPRITMEKPISPANLIKTICKILDVEVDTGQATDDAMDSERRSIMKLLNETDSATLKRIRAILNT; translated from the coding sequence ATGGCACACGCATCTGAAAAAAGAATTCTGGTGGTGGAAGATGAGCCGGATGTTCGAAGTTTTCTGGCTGCCTGTTTAGAAGACGCTGGCTTTAACGTTGAAACAGCAGTCGATGGTGTTGACGCGCTTGAAAAGATAGACGCATATACGCCGGATTTAATGACTCTTGATATGGTTATGCCCAGGCTATCGGGTGTCAAGGTCATCCGTAAACTGCGGACAATCGAAAGATGGGCTAAATTGCCGGTAATTGTTATCACCGCACATGCTCACGACGAACTCGGAAGTGAAGAAATAAAAGGATTCAATGCCATGACATCCGGATTGCGCCCCAGAATTACAATGGAAAAACCGATTTCACCGGCCAATCTGATCAAAACAATTTGTAAGATCCTAGATGTTGAAGTGGATACTGGTCAGGCAACCGACGATGCCATGGATTCCGAACGCAGATCAATCATGAAGTTATTAAATGAAACCGATTCCGCTACCCTTAAACGGATTCGCGCAATATTGAACACATAA
- the hybB gene encoding Ni/Fe-hydrogenase cytochrome b subunit, translated as MSDETTTAAKSYFTPFNAIAGIIVIIGLILTGIRFAGGLAAVTNLSDYNPWGIWIGFDLLVGVALAAGGYVTSAAVYLFGMKKYHSAVRPAILTGFLGYALVVLALHYDVGRPWRLPYPFIIQQGTTSLLFEVAACVALYLTVLFLEFSPAALEWLGLSKLRNLIHKLTLVLTIFGVILSTLHQSSLGALFLIAPSKLHPLWYSSYLPIYFFVTSMIAGLSMVIFESTLSHKFFSAKMDEDHLKAESLIPFGFGKAAAWILAGYFAIKVIGISTGNHWQLLATPYGLWFLVELLGFVTLPCFLYAVGVRDKNLTLIKWTSAWTVLGIIVNRFNICLVAFNYHLPSDERYFPHWMEIGISIFIVTLGLIAFKFIVTQMPIFYKHPDYEDEH; from the coding sequence ATGTCAGACGAAACCACAACTGCCGCAAAATCGTATTTTACCCCCTTTAATGCGATTGCTGGCATTATCGTCATCATTGGCTTAATTTTGACGGGCATTCGGTTTGCCGGAGGTTTGGCTGCGGTAACCAACTTGTCGGATTATAATCCCTGGGGGATATGGATAGGTTTTGATCTGCTCGTTGGCGTTGCCCTTGCAGCCGGCGGCTATGTTACGTCGGCGGCAGTCTATCTGTTCGGAATGAAAAAATACCATTCCGCAGTAAGGCCCGCCATCCTTACCGGCTTTTTAGGATACGCGCTGGTCGTCCTTGCGCTCCATTATGATGTGGGCAGACCCTGGCGGCTGCCTTATCCCTTTATCATTCAGCAGGGCACCACATCCCTCCTTTTTGAAGTGGCTGCCTGCGTCGCGCTTTATCTTACCGTTCTTTTTCTGGAGTTCTCGCCTGCCGCACTTGAATGGCTGGGATTGAGCAAGCTGAGAAACCTGATCCACAAACTTACCCTGGTGCTTACCATATTTGGCGTCATCCTTTCCACCCTGCACCAATCATCACTTGGCGCCCTTTTTCTGATTGCGCCGTCAAAACTGCACCCCCTCTGGTACTCGTCTTATCTGCCCATTTACTTTTTCGTAACAAGCATGATTGCCGGATTGTCCATGGTCATTTTTGAAAGTACGCTTTCGCATAAATTTTTCTCCGCTAAAATGGATGAAGATCACCTTAAAGCAGAAAGCCTGATTCCTTTTGGATTCGGAAAGGCGGCCGCATGGATTTTAGCAGGCTATTTCGCGATCAAAGTAATCGGAATCTCGACGGGCAATCACTGGCAGCTGCTTGCGACCCCATATGGACTCTGGTTTCTTGTGGAGCTTCTTGGTTTTGTCACCCTCCCCTGTTTCCTTTATGCCGTCGGCGTACGGGACAAGAACCTGACATTGATCAAGTGGACTTCAGCCTGGACCGTTCTGGGTATTATCGTCAACCGGTTCAATATATGTCTGGTGGCGTTTAATTATCATCTGCCAAGCGACGAGAGATATTTTCCGCACTGGATGGAAATCGGCATTTCAATTTTTATCGTCACACTGGGCCTGATTGCCTTTAAGTTTATCGTAACCCAAATGCCAATCTTTTATAAGCACCCTGATTATGAAGATGAGCATTGA
- a CDS encoding (Fe-S)-binding protein yields the protein MPEGILCNKKMVDTKEQLDALLADAGGAQYYKEMKQLDVDSDALWVTIQKSLKSRLKTWLEICAHCGMCAESCFYYTANNRDPRQVPSYKIQSTLGELVKRKGKVDNTFMQVCMDTAFSKCSCCTRCGVYCPFGIDMGVMFGYLRGLLFSQGFTPWEMKIGTGMHRIYKAQMDVTTEDWLDTCEWMAEEWEEEYPGLKIPVDKENADILYTVNAREPKHYPQDIAEAAVLFHLAGENWTVPSEGWEETSLAMFAGDWAACKMQVENVYAAMDRLKPKRMVVTECGHAYRATVIEGPYWAGLKSGQPPVESFHYVEWVAEALRTGKLKIDPSKKIKEPVTYQDSCNYIRNAGLADIPREIMSYIAEDFREMTPNREHNFCCGGGGGLNGIGRYREARNIGMKVKRDQILATGAKLVIAPCHNCWDAIRDMEEIYHMGIKWSFLKPILIKMVEVPEHLKPRDEG from the coding sequence ATGCCGGAAGGAATACTCTGCAATAAGAAAATGGTGGACACCAAGGAACAGCTCGATGCGCTTTTGGCTGATGCCGGCGGCGCCCAGTATTATAAAGAGATGAAACAGCTTGATGTCGATAGCGATGCATTGTGGGTAACGATTCAAAAGTCGCTTAAGTCGCGATTAAAAACGTGGCTGGAGATATGCGCCCACTGCGGTATGTGTGCGGAAAGCTGTTTTTATTATACTGCCAACAACAGAGATCCCAGGCAGGTGCCGTCATACAAGATTCAGTCGACCCTGGGCGAATTGGTAAAGCGCAAAGGCAAAGTGGACAATACTTTCATGCAGGTGTGCATGGACACGGCATTCTCGAAGTGCTCCTGCTGCACCCGCTGCGGAGTCTATTGCCCATTCGGCATCGACATGGGGGTCATGTTTGGTTATCTTCGCGGCCTTCTCTTTTCCCAGGGATTTACTCCATGGGAAATGAAGATCGGAACGGGGATGCACCGGATCTATAAAGCCCAGATGGATGTTACCACAGAAGACTGGCTTGATACTTGCGAATGGATGGCGGAAGAATGGGAAGAAGAATACCCCGGCCTGAAGATACCCGTCGACAAAGAGAATGCGGATATCCTGTATACGGTAAATGCCCGGGAGCCGAAGCATTACCCCCAGGATATTGCTGAAGCGGCTGTTCTGTTCCATCTGGCCGGGGAAAACTGGACCGTTCCCAGCGAGGGCTGGGAAGAGACCAGTCTCGCCATGTTCGCGGGCGACTGGGCGGCATGTAAAATGCAGGTCGAGAATGTGTACGCAGCCATGGACAGGTTAAAACCGAAACGGATGGTCGTAACGGAATGCGGCCACGCCTACCGGGCCACTGTCATTGAAGGCCCTTATTGGGCGGGGCTTAAATCAGGACAACCCCCGGTTGAAAGCTTTCATTATGTGGAATGGGTCGCGGAAGCGTTGCGAACCGGCAAATTGAAAATCGATCCCTCTAAGAAAATAAAAGAGCCTGTTACCTACCAGGATTCATGTAACTATATACGCAATGCCGGACTTGCCGATATTCCCAGGGAAATCATGAGCTATATTGCAGAAGACTTTAGGGAAATGACGCCCAACCGGGAGCATAACTTCTGTTGCGGCGGCGGGGGCGGGCTTAATGGAATCGGTCGATACCGTGAAGCGCGGAACATCGGCATGAAAGTTAAAAGGGACCAGATTCTTGCAACCGGGGCGAAGTTGGTTATTGCTCCTTGTCACAACTGCTGGGATGCCATCCGGGATATGGAAGAGATCTATCATATGGGAATTAAGTGGTCCTTTTTAAAACCCATTCTCATTAAAATGGTGGAGGTGCCCGAACATCTTAAACCAAGGGATGAAGGCTAA
- a CDS encoding response regulator: MAAEKILLVDDEEGIRKVLGISLADIGYDVLTAENGEKALRIFKEFQPPVVLTDIKMPGMDGIELLHKIKTENPETEVIMITGHGDMNLAITSLKYEATDFISKPINQDVLEIALNRAHEKISMRRQIKEYTENLEQLVREKSAKIVEIERQAAVGQTVAGLAHGIKNLITALEGGMYMLSSGLSQSSTDRIQKGLEMLTRNIERISTFVKAFLSFSRGREIKVKLSNPAEIAKEVVELYSVKARKLGIELNNECSGNIKPAPIDYESMHECLTNLVGNAIDACHLSEKGRRTHVTVRTFEENETVIYEVVDDGCGMDYEVKKKVFTTFFTTKGLGGSGIGLLMTKKIIQEHGGAIDLKTEPGEGSTFRITLHRKRLPKTIDNKAKDIGR, from the coding sequence ATGGCAGCTGAAAAAATATTACTGGTAGATGATGAAGAAGGCATCCGCAAGGTTTTGGGAATATCCCTGGCCGATATCGGATACGACGTTCTCACAGCTGAAAACGGCGAAAAAGCCTTGCGCATCTTCAAAGAATTTCAGCCCCCGGTGGTCTTAACCGACATCAAAATGCCCGGAATGGACGGCATTGAGCTGCTGCACAAAATCAAGACGGAAAATCCTGAAACGGAAGTCATCATGATAACCGGCCATGGTGATATGAACCTGGCCATTACAAGCTTGAAATATGAAGCAACCGATTTCATCAGCAAACCCATCAACCAGGATGTGCTGGAAATAGCACTCAACCGCGCGCACGAAAAAATATCCATGCGCCGTCAGATCAAAGAATATACTGAAAACCTTGAACAGCTGGTACGTGAAAAGTCCGCTAAAATTGTAGAGATCGAAAGACAGGCGGCCGTCGGGCAAACGGTTGCGGGCCTGGCACACGGCATCAAAAATCTTATTACCGCCCTTGAGGGCGGCATGTATATGTTAAGTTCCGGCTTAAGCCAAAGCAGCACTGATCGTATCCAGAAGGGTCTGGAAATGCTGACGCGCAATATCGAGCGGATTTCAACTTTTGTGAAAGCATTTTTAAGCTTTTCCAGGGGACGTGAAATTAAGGTTAAACTTAGCAACCCCGCTGAAATCGCAAAAGAAGTTGTGGAGTTATATTCAGTTAAAGCACGCAAGCTGGGTATAGAGCTTAATAATGAATGCTCCGGCAATATTAAACCTGCCCCAATAGATTATGAAAGCATGCATGAATGCCTGACGAATCTGGTAGGCAATGCCATTGACGCCTGCCACCTAAGCGAAAAGGGCCGCAGAACGCATGTAACCGTTCGAACTTTTGAAGAAAATGAGACTGTTATCTATGAGGTTGTTGACGATGGGTGTGGCATGGATTACGAGGTCAAGAAAAAGGTGTTTACCACTTTTTTCACAACCAAAGGGCTGGGAGGATCCGGTATAGGGTTGTTAATGACAAAGAAAATAATCCAAGAACACGGCGGCGCCATAGACCTAAAAACCGAGCCTGGGGAAGGTTCAACTTTCCGTATCACATTACATAGAAAACGCTTGCCCAAAACGATCGATAATAAAGCCAAGGACATTGGACGCTAA
- a CDS encoding DUF1641 domain-containing protein, giving the protein MTNEELILERLGRIETQLAPLVQTARGVNELKEDLMPLSHQFVKMMITELQDVESSFQMEDLLELFKRMLRSVKDITFALNQLQLVIDFITTLEPLLKSSVPKLIHYLDDLEQKGVLRVIQSMLDVRAKVADAYSPEDIDQIGDVFVALLGLAKKLSDPRAMAFLEKAAGIPSQLDLVNCKDVGPFGLISVSATKDVKQGLGVLMELTRALGKLKMPDEADVPEIQPAGTEA; this is encoded by the coding sequence ATGACAAACGAAGAATTGATTTTAGAACGACTGGGTCGGATTGAAACTCAGCTCGCACCACTGGTGCAGACGGCACGGGGGGTGAATGAACTTAAGGAAGATCTGATGCCGCTGAGTCATCAGTTCGTCAAAATGATGATCACTGAGCTGCAGGATGTCGAATCCAGCTTCCAGATGGAAGATCTGCTGGAGCTGTTCAAACGGATGCTTCGCAGCGTAAAAGATATTACCTTTGCGCTGAATCAACTGCAGCTTGTCATCGATTTTATCACCACCCTGGAACCGCTGTTGAAATCATCCGTGCCAAAGCTGATTCACTACCTGGATGATCTCGAACAAAAAGGCGTTCTGCGCGTTATCCAGTCCATGCTGGATGTTCGTGCCAAAGTTGCCGACGCCTACTCGCCCGAAGATATCGACCAGATCGGTGATGTGTTTGTCGCCCTGCTGGGTCTGGCCAAGAAACTTTCCGATCCCCGTGCAATGGCCTTCCTGGAGAAGGCGGCCGGGATACCCTCCCAGCTGGACCTGGTGAACTGCAAGGATGTCGGACCCTTTGGCCTGATTTCGGTCAGCGCCACCAAAGACGTCAAACAGGGGTTGGGGGTATTGATGGAACTGACCCGCGCCCTGGGCAAACTGAAAATGCCCGATGAAGCCGATGTGCCTGAAATACAGCCAGCCGGCACCGAAGCATAA
- a CDS encoding Rrf2 family transcriptional regulator, whose amino-acid sequence MYYWTQKRNQYALRAIYELSKCIGKGPKKILEISRAQAIPLRFLEVILGQLKGSGLVRSKRGFYGGYYLVGSPKEITVGDIFRFMTRHLTPSDCISCVSISKCPLVGNCAFASMWHKVNAAIFNIYDTTTIQDLLDNDANNSS is encoded by the coding sequence ATGTATTACTGGACGCAAAAAAGGAATCAATATGCCTTGCGGGCAATTTATGAGCTATCCAAATGCATTGGCAAAGGCCCAAAAAAAATTTTAGAAATTAGCCGGGCACAGGCAATTCCGTTACGATTTTTAGAGGTTATCCTTGGCCAGTTGAAAGGGAGTGGGCTTGTAAGGTCTAAGCGCGGGTTTTATGGCGGGTATTATTTGGTCGGGTCTCCGAAAGAAATTACTGTTGGAGACATATTCAGATTTATGACGCGCCATTTGACGCCTTCCGATTGTATTTCCTGTGTGTCGATATCAAAGTGCCCCTTGGTCGGCAACTGCGCCTTTGCTTCCATGTGGCACAAAGTCAATGCTGCAATTTTTAATATCTATGATACGACCACCATACAAGACCTGCTCGACAATGATGCCAATAATAGCTCATAA
- a CDS encoding FAD/NAD(P)-binding oxidoreductase has translation MKKVVILGSGAGGTIVASKLRKELSESEWQITIIDNDEIHHYQPGWLFIPFGIYTAQDCQKPKRDFIPRRVDFVYDEIVGVNPDKRQVSGKKATYNYDWLVIASGCRIVPEEVEGMMDDWHGNIHDFYTLEGALALRKKMKYFNSGRVVLNIAELPYKCPVAPLEFIFMADWFFAQNGCRDKIEIELVTPIAGAFSKPIASRILGETAVKKNIKVTPNFDIAQVNAEEKTLESHKGEKVPYDLLISIPPNFGAQYIADSGMGDPLCFVNTDHFTLKAKNYDHIYVVGDATNVPASKAGAVAHYQSETVVDNLVREIEGQEPKPTFDGHATCFICSGYEKAILIDFNYKVEPLPGKFPFPGLGPFSLLGDSNFNYWGKMMFKWVYWNMMLKGIDLPLEEQMMMAGKMRPSLVTG, from the coding sequence ATGAAAAAAGTAGTTATTTTAGGTTCCGGCGCCGGCGGCACCATCGTTGCCAGCAAACTGCGGAAAGAATTAAGTGAATCTGAGTGGCAGATCACGATCATCGACAACGATGAAATCCATCACTATCAACCCGGATGGCTGTTCATACCTTTCGGCATCTACACCGCCCAGGACTGCCAAAAACCCAAAAGAGATTTTATTCCCAGAAGGGTCGATTTTGTGTACGATGAAATCGTGGGCGTCAATCCGGACAAACGCCAGGTGTCGGGGAAAAAGGCGACATATAATTATGACTGGCTGGTCATTGCCTCGGGATGCCGGATTGTTCCCGAAGAAGTCGAAGGCATGATGGATGACTGGCACGGCAACATTCATGACTTTTATACCCTTGAAGGCGCACTCGCGCTTCGCAAGAAAATGAAATATTTCAATTCCGGGCGAGTTGTCCTGAACATTGCGGAACTCCCCTATAAATGCCCCGTCGCACCCCTTGAATTTATTTTTATGGCGGACTGGTTCTTTGCGCAAAACGGCTGCCGCGATAAAATTGAAATTGAATTGGTGACACCCATTGCCGGTGCTTTTTCCAAACCGATCGCATCCCGGATTCTAGGTGAAACGGCTGTCAAAAAAAACATTAAAGTGACCCCCAATTTTGATATCGCCCAGGTCAATGCAGAGGAAAAAACGTTGGAATCCCATAAGGGCGAAAAGGTTCCTTATGATCTGCTGATATCCATACCCCCCAACTTTGGGGCACAATATATCGCCGATTCCGGAATGGGCGACCCCTTGTGTTTCGTGAATACCGACCACTTTACCTTAAAAGCCAAAAATTATGATCACATTTATGTTGTCGGCGATGCCACCAATGTGCCGGCTTCAAAAGCAGGCGCCGTTGCCCACTACCAGTCTGAAACTGTTGTGGATAACCTGGTCCGCGAAATAGAGGGGCAGGAGCCCAAACCGACCTTTGACGGACATGCCACCTGCTTTATCTGCTCGGGGTATGAAAAGGCGATTCTGATCGATTTTAATTACAAGGTCGAGCCCCTTCCCGGCAAGTTCCCCTTCCCGGGACTCGGCCCCTTCTCCCTGCTGGGAGACAGTAATTTTAATTACTGGGGCAAGATGATGTTCAAGTGGGTGTACTGGAATATGATGCTCAAGGGTATTGACCTGCCGCTGGAAGAGCAGATGATGATGGCCGGCAAGATGCGGCCCAGTCTCGTGACAGGATAA
- a CDS encoding response regulator, protein MSKNKKILIVDDELDIVTYFEALFQDGGYDTITAFNGEQGFEIAKSEKPDLITLDITMPVQSGVRTYCQYKIDITLKNTPVIIITAADDSMSSFLEKLNGITGPEGFVNKPVDPEKLLQKVAALLSVKIN, encoded by the coding sequence ATGAGTAAAAATAAAAAAATCCTGATTGTGGATGACGAATTGGATATTGTGACCTATTTTGAAGCGCTTTTCCAGGACGGCGGCTATGATACGATAACCGCTTTTAACGGCGAACAGGGCTTTGAGATAGCCAAATCGGAAAAACCAGACCTGATCACGCTGGACATAACCATGCCGGTTCAATCCGGAGTTCGAACATATTGTCAATATAAAATAGATATTACATTAAAAAACACCCCGGTAATCATCATAACCGCCGCTGACGATTCCATGAGCAGTTTCCTTGAGAAACTCAATGGGATTACCGGCCCGGAGGGGTTTGTGAATAAACCCGTTGACCCTGAAAAGCTGTTACAGAAGGTCGCTGCGCTTTTGTCGGTTAAGATCAATTAG
- a CDS encoding Rrf2 family transcriptional regulator yields the protein MKLSTRSRYGTRILVDLANHQNQGPVQIGEISKRQGISVKYLEQLIRPLKEAELVTSVRGPKGGHVMAKKPKDVTLGQIVRLFEGQAELVECISCPEKCPMSNDCRVRLAWMDATQALYNKLDTTSIADLLKADTHTNGAKEACRPVRKPKPS from the coding sequence ATGAAACTATCGACCCGCAGCCGCTACGGCACCAGAATTCTGGTGGATCTGGCAAACCATCAGAACCAGGGACCCGTGCAAATCGGTGAGATTTCCAAACGGCAGGGAATTTCCGTAAAATACCTGGAACAGCTCATTCGGCCGCTTAAAGAGGCCGAACTGGTTACCAGCGTCAGGGGGCCCAAGGGTGGACACGTCATGGCAAAAAAACCGAAAGATGTCACCCTGGGACAAATCGTACGCCTGTTCGAAGGCCAGGCCGAACTGGTAGAATGTATCAGCTGCCCGGAAAAATGCCCCATGTCCAACGATTGCCGGGTTCGTTTGGCCTGGATGGATGCGACCCAGGCACTTTACAACAAGCTGGACACAACCTCCATTGCAGATCTCTTAAAAGCCGATACCCACACAAACGGCGCCAAAGAGGCCTGCCGCCCGGTCCGCAAACCCAAACCGTCTTAA
- a CDS encoding 4Fe-4S dicluster domain-containing protein gives MSISRRKFIGWMSAAGLGATFGKSAHAAANKQFKGYPDSVGVLFDNVLCIGCRNCEAGCNKVNELPPPSQPFDDLSVLAKKRRTSSKAYTVVNRYENTHSKKSPIFRKIQCNHCLEPACASACFVRAFTKTKEGAVVYDASVCVGCRYCMIACPFEIPAYEYDEPLTPRIRKCTMCHPRVIEGKLPGCVEACPTESLTFGKRKDLINIARERIKKFPDRYVDHIYGEHEMGGTNWLYLSGAPYKEIGMREDLGTVPAPELTAGVLGAVPIVVGLWPVLLTGVYAMTKRKEQIAQKEKEQAVFHALQKADAAAQLKLSEALTKAQKEKEVAIQKEVKKALAEVQKVQKEEGS, from the coding sequence ATGTCCATATCACGCAGAAAATTTATTGGCTGGATGAGTGCGGCAGGGCTGGGCGCCACTTTTGGAAAGTCGGCCCATGCTGCTGCAAACAAGCAATTTAAAGGCTATCCTGATAGCGTTGGCGTTCTCTTTGACAACGTATTGTGCATCGGGTGTCGAAACTGTGAAGCAGGCTGCAACAAAGTCAATGAATTGCCACCGCCGAGCCAGCCCTTTGATGATCTTTCAGTTCTTGCCAAAAAAAGGAGAACAAGCAGTAAGGCCTATACGGTAGTTAACCGTTATGAAAATACCCATAGTAAAAAAAGCCCCATATTTCGCAAGATACAGTGCAATCACTGCCTGGAGCCTGCCTGTGCATCAGCATGTTTTGTAAGGGCGTTTACCAAAACGAAAGAAGGAGCGGTTGTTTATGATGCTTCCGTGTGCGTCGGCTGCCGCTATTGCATGATTGCCTGTCCCTTTGAAATACCAGCTTATGAATACGATGAACCCCTTACCCCCCGGATCAGAAAGTGTACCATGTGCCATCCCCGGGTCATTGAGGGCAAGCTTCCCGGTTGTGTGGAAGCCTGTCCAACAGAGTCCCTCACATTCGGCAAACGCAAAGATTTAATCAATATCGCCCGGGAACGCATCAAAAAGTTTCCGGACCGTTATGTGGATCATATTTATGGGGAACACGAGATGGGCGGGACGAACTGGCTTTATCTTTCAGGCGCCCCGTACAAAGAAATAGGAATGCGCGAAGATCTCGGAACCGTTCCTGCTCCTGAACTGACCGCCGGCGTTCTAGGCGCTGTTCCAATTGTCGTCGGCCTTTGGCCGGTACTCCTGACCGGAGTTTATGCCATGACCAAGCGCAAGGAGCAAATCGCCCAAAAAGAAAAAGAACAGGCCGTTTTCCATGCCCTGCAAAAGGCCGATGCGGCGGCGCAGTTAAAACTTTCCGAAGCCTTGACAAAAGCCCAAAAAGAAAAAGAGGTCGCCATACAAAAAGAAGTGAAAAAGGCGCTTGCTGAAGTTCAAAAGGTACAAAAAGAGGAGGGGTCCTGA